A genomic window from Lotus japonicus ecotype B-129 chromosome 1, LjGifu_v1.2 includes:
- the LOC130744122 gene encoding phytolongin Phyl2.2 — protein sequence MGAATTIWNPELIHYTCIARSSTILAHHGSGSNDPNMEALASECLALTPPNHSLFSHTVNHRTYTFLIDPPFVFFAIFDHRHTKSQTLAFLHRIRSSLTETLHPLKDSSSSSSPPPPLPPLSLQTQFDLILREILHLDDGSTRSPPPAVVGVPHGEGLKKKKRVVDSAAVAANGTDAKDRDLTTAAAMVDVNDDLVSLPAVVTKGVPGDHHHRHKAKHVWKKHVWVVLLLDLFVCAVLFVIWLWVCSGFKCMTY from the coding sequence ATGGGTGCTGCAACAACGATCTGGAACCCAGAGTTAATCCACTACACATGCATTGCAAGATCAAGCACCATCCTCGCACACCATGGTTCAGGTTCAAACGACCCAAACATGGAAGCATTAGCCTCTGAATGCTTGGCTTTAACCCCACCAAACCACTCCCTCTTCTCCCACACCGTCAACCACCGCACCTACACCTTCCTCATCGACCCTCCCTTCGTCTTCTTCGCCATCTTCGATCACCGCCACACCAAATCCCAAACCCTCGCCTTCCTCCACCGCATCAGATCCTCCCTAACCGAAACCCTCCACCCCCTCAAGGATTCCTCCTCCTCGTCCTCGCCTCCGCCGCCGTTGCCACCGCTCTCGCTCCAGACGCAGTTTGATTTGATCCTCCGGGAGATTCTTCATCTGGATGACGGGAGCACCAGGTCGCCGCCGCCGGCTGTTGTTGGGGTCCCGCACGGCGaggggttgaagaagaagaagagggttgtgGATTCCGCTGCTGTTGCCGCCAATGGGACGGACGCCAAGGATAGGGACCTTACCACCGCCGCTGCGATGGTTGATGTGAACGACGACCTTGTTTCGCTGCCGGCGGTGGTGACGAAGGGTGTTCCCGGAGATCATCACCACCGCCACAAGGCGAAACACGTGTGGAAGAAACACGTGTGGGTAGTGCTGCTGCTTGATTTGTTTGTCTGTGCGGTTTTGTTCGTGATTTGGTTGTGGGTTTGCAGCGGGTTCAAGTGCATGACCTATTGA
- the LOC130744179 gene encoding uncharacterized protein LOC130744179: protein MSSLASSDNTPLLVPSPTAVTPVAPPTPPAKPDFHPALVVSNIRNHIPIILDMETDCYGTWAELFRIHARSHRVLHHIVPVADKPTPPVTDPTYEQWVTLDAMVLQWIYSTISADLMSTIMEPDSTAFIAWTCLADLFQDNQNARDITLEQEFSTVRMEAFPTVAAYCQRLKTLSDQLRDVGAPVNNHRMVLPLISGLTDAYRGVANLIRQSNPLPSFHQARSMLTLEEAGMARMKPVEPPAAYVATQPRPSDCLFSKLCSSVPQPFSNPQL, encoded by the coding sequence ATGTCTTCTCTAGCCTCATCGGACAACACTCCCTTGCTCGTCCCCTCTCCGACTGCAGTCACCCCAGTGGCTCCTCCTACCCCACCGGCCAAGCCTGATTTTCACCCAGCGCTCGTTGTTTCAAACATTAGGAATCACATTCCTATTATACTTGACATGGAGACTGATTGCTATGGCACCTGGGCGGAGCTTTTCCGCATTCATGCTCGTTCCCACCGGGTTCTGCATCACATTGTCCCTGTTGCGGACAAGCCTACCCCGCCAGTCACTGACCCTACTTATGAGCAGTGGGTCACTTTGGATGCCATGGTTCTTCAGTGGATTTATTCCACCATTTCTGCTGATCTGATGTCTACCATCATGGAGCCTGACTCCACTGCTTTCATTGCTTGGACGTGTTTGGCAGATTTATTTCAGGATAATCAGAACGCCCGTGATATCACCCTGGAGCAAGAGTTCTCTACTGTTCGTATGGAGGCATTTCCGACCGTCGCCGCCTACTGTCAGCGTCTGAAGACGCTTTCTGACCAGCTCCGTGATGTCGGTGCACCTGTGAACAATCACCGTATGGTTTTGCCGCTCATCTCCGGCCTCACTGATGCTTACCGGGGTGTTGCCAATTTGATTCGCCAGAGCAATCCGCTCCCTTCCTTTCATCAGGCTCGCTCTATGCTCACCTTGGAGGAAGCCGGTATGGCTAGGATGAAACCTGTTGAGCCTCCTGCTGCCTATGTTGCTACTCAGCCGCGTCCTTCTGATTGCCTCTTCTCAAAGCTCTGCTCGTCGGTCCCCCAACCGTTCTCAAACCCACAACTCTAA